DNA from Clarias gariepinus isolate MV-2021 ecotype Netherlands chromosome 11, CGAR_prim_01v2, whole genome shotgun sequence:
AACaccaaataacaaataaataaataaataaataaaccttccTTTGAAGGCCTGAATCTTAAAATGTGTAGTTTGCTTTCAAAATAAATAGTAACTTAGTTATAGATAATAGTTTAGTGATAAATACGGTACTAATCCTTTATTGCCTATAACTTACTTAGATGTTATAGAAAAGCAAAAGGGGTGGTGTGGGAgtactaattaaaaaaaggtttttaaaatacattttacctaATACAATTTTAAGAATAATGGTAATATGGCTGCATGAGCTCCATTTAATGCTCTGTTCCCCTTAATGTGCATGTCAaaccattgtatttttttctgttcttgcaTTCAGCAGCTAAGATATACTTTATTATTGCataaatttgtttataattattatttccgTTAAAATAAGGtgaatgtctctctctctctctctctctctctctctctctctctcactcacacacacacacactaaacttaAATGCATACTACTGTCTGAACAGAGACAGTTCTAACTGAGATACAACTTTACTACTTAATACTACTTCCTACTTCCTTACTTTCCACTAGTAATTATTACTTTAATTGCATTAGTTAATAAAACCTGAGGtattgattctagctgttacacagaaacAGAAACCTGAGGCTTTGATTCTATCTGTTACAGAGAAACTCTTTGATTCTAGTTGTTACATAAAAACTCTTAAAACAGATCAAAAgctttagattagattagattagattggattcaACTTTATCCTAATTGTGCAAAGTACAATGAAATGCaactaaccagaagtgcataagtggcctatttacaataaataacagtgtgttttacaataatggtatacagtataatacagtgtaactGTTTTTGCAAATATTGTACAGTAGATTAGCATGTCTATAGAGAAGAGGTATGTTGCGATTGGGGAATAAAACTTTTGACTACTGCATTTTAAGGACCCGCGGGCCAGAAAGGTTGTTTTGAAACCTGTTTACAGTGTGCGTGCGCCCTTTACGTACAGGTACTTTGAAACAAGTCCGAGTGCATGTGGCGTGGCTCAGCAGCGCTAATgtccagagaaaaaaaaaatcatttgagaAAGTCCAGGCGAACGGTGACCAGAAGGGAGGAGGACATCGCAGAGAATCTCCAACTTCAGCTAAAAAGTGGAGTAGGAAGTTTTGACTTTTTATCCTTGGCTTTGAATGCGAGTTGTGATGTTCAACACATGGAACAGTTACTCGTGTTTCTCCGAGGAATAACGCAGGAATTCAAGATTACGGAGGAGCTGGCAGCAGCGAGATTAATGAAATGGACAACCACGGGGAATGATTTTTTCAACGAGGTAAACGCAGCATCTACCTATACATGTAAACAAACATTCTCCGTAATGGAGTTTACCAAATCCAGGTACAGATGATCTCTTACTGATGATTATGTTGTAGTACTGTAATTTACCAATAGGTGTCACTGTCGTATTTTTTTGTTAGTCAGTGTGTTATGACggttctgtcttttttttattattattactccttcttcttctctcagttgtgtaaaataaataaccttAACAGATCATCTGTCAGATGAGCTTCAAATCTTCACCTCAAACATTCAACCTGACTTTGATGCACTTGTTAAAGCTCAACAGAGGCTAGATTTCTCTCacaaagaaacaagaaaaaaaacactgaaacatgTTTACTTAAAAATTTTTTGGCAGTGGGACAAATATGTTGTGAGTTATGTCACATTATTCTTGGCATACAAAGACATTGTGGTATGTTAATAGAAAGTTAAAATCAGAAAGCATTGTGGTGTTAATGTGACTGAAAAAGAGTTACAAATGTTGCACACTTACTATTGTTTTGCATAATTTCACTGAATAAATTCAGttttttctaaaacaaactCACTCTCTCATTATCTAAAAATAACACATACTCTTAAAGCTTCTGTAAACAATGCCAATTACTTATTTTAACatagaaataaaactaataaccAGAGTAGATTTCAAACTTTTGGCCCAGATATACAATATGCATTATTTTCTGCTTCTCATTTGGCCCCTGGGGAAAAATAATTGCCCACCCCTGCTCTATACTGTAaagtgtgtatttaattttacactATATAACAAACTCTGtgagatatttatttttaattattattattaacattctaTTTATGTTCAAcagtttttaagttatttaCTTCAAAggttctaaaataaaaaaagccacTTTTTGTCACGTTTGTtaggtgttggactgtgggctTGATGGTGGCaaggcataggcgcagaggggaTGATGTTAAGTAAAGTCGTTTTAATgataacaaaaccaaacaaaaacaaaacatgaacaaaggcTGTTGGCTTTACTTTGGAGCATTCTATAAACAAAACCAATAATTAACTAATGCACAGACCAGGGACTAAATAAACTAATATACAATACAGACAAGGGATACAAACCAGACGAGACAAGACACACTAAACAGACTTTAGGGCTAAACATAAGGGACTATACATGCACAACAAGACAGACTTTAAGCTAAGCAAGTTAGTAGTTCCATGGTTAGTAGatatacagactaagaacttAACATACAAGAGAGGAACTTACACACAAGGGTACTTGTATTTTCACCTCATCCCCTCTGCGCCTATGACTCACCTGCAAGCCCACAGTCCAACATCAGAATCAGAGCGTGCTTCCATCACTTGGGCATCTAGAGAGGAACCAGGCCTGCATCGGCCTCCCGGCGTGGGGACAACTCAGtgctgcatcggccgcccggctTGGAGGGTGACTCAGTGCTGCATCCGCCGTTCAGTCCGCGACGCTGCCCGGCCTACACTAACGATCCAGCGCTGCCTCTGCCGGTTGGCCTACAGCATCAACCCAGTGCTGCCTCCACCACCCGGCTTTTAGTAGAGCCTCTTTTACTGAATAATCCAcaacttttcatgaatatgtaagacctattgatgacactacacacactcaacacactcAGATCACAAAGAGTGGCACTCCAGCAAAGCTgctttacatggaaatttacagggTTGTCACTGAATGATTTATCCTAACAAAGAGCCATATAAGaacccgagatgttcccttttaaaagctacactcaatgctgtgcgacagcgctatgggaacgagaatacccactccgccgcactgcaagtgtctggacccccagggttgtgtagtgtgcgcacagtacccccaagaAATCCTAGACATAATCCTGGGATGCCGACTCGAGGACCCGCGAGCCTGGCATTCCCCTATGAAGCCTGACCGATGTTttgcggaaaggcagcctgccgcatgccatGCTTGGAAACCCCTCTTGCCGcagcaatagatgaggcaagctTCGTGATCGAacggccctaatcactagaggcgaagtatgccatgcgcctcataggctagagcactagcatctttaacccgactcgtctaatggcgacCCCACGACATAtaaaaccctgctctaattacggccctggcttaatgcagagatgcgctgtaaattgaagagcatgagctggacacagcgaatgaagacttactgctccggagctaacggcggaggacagaaggcttcaactgtggaagatagttgggtaagaatgcagaacAGCCTTTCCTAGCCAgttggcaaagcctaagcacactAAGAGGTGTACATGATAACCTcttgactgctggagggagtatttcagggccagaaatagggTCATCGTtttggggcaattgatgtgccacacgagaagatgacctctccagatcccttgggctgggcggtcatctaaggccgcactccAGCCCCTAAAGGAAAAACGTCTGCCATTAgcaactcgcgacgacagcacggacctagagtgggacccagagtcaaggacgagggtctgaaccacatagaaagggtaaaAAGCTCCCAGCgtgtaacccttgttgcctctggaGATTGGTCCTCGGATGAAAGCCGGGAGCGGCACTCTGGGAGCGGTGACGTTACCACCTTgcctagcttatactcctttagagtatGCTATAATGAATTCGGCGcacgcaggagacagctgtgcccgcattgcgctcGGATTCCCCATGACACCCGACTTCATACCTCGTGTTGGAAGGAGAACGCTTTGTGGCGTTAGGGCTCCATCCTGagaagtgaggtgagctagggcgatGTGTTGACGCAGACGGAGGAGTGGTGATGGTGGaggctgttaggtgttcggtgtcctgaaacacggcaggaggaacccgagcacctaacactttgtcctgaggatactagttttccacagtgcttcgtgcttaaggagacatagctGGTAGTAGGTTCCCTGCTGCCAGCCTCTTTAAAGGTGCACGAACTTTGACACCTCAgctagatgggtgtgttaggtgttcggcatcctgaacataGAAGGAAgggaccgaacacctaacaattcactggagaccgctgctaacaccagtggtggcggagattgaaccacggtcTCCTAAGGATGCTGGTTATCTTCATtgcttcgtacctaaagagacatagctggcagcaGGTTCCCCACTGCcggcctctctaaaaggtgcagctctcagtaggtcagtctggtatgcctgcaaagccattgtgtgcagggctgcaccaggctgacctgctgcctgaaaaatcttctcccaccaataaagatgttagtctacacgcttggtggggagtgtagatttttcccaagaggatgagctcccaggagagggATAGCCTgtgagcgtctctctgatctgggacatcatcataaaggaccgtGCTTTCATacatgacattggaacaaatcaaatgtcaatagcacaaaaacacaggaaaaatacggcttattccataaaagagttaactcatggaggtcgccaggagggggaggggccatcattgaggtccctcctccggccacccgacaggcaCCTGTCGGCTGACCTTGTGCGTTTGGgggaattatttaatttatttatttttacgtcAAATCGAGGTGTACGCATTAGACCGtgcgttaccacctctaacaccaactaacacactggctcatcactagagaagcgctctggagtgatagtttccatctccgcggaagtgagagagaaagttcttcccCCCTTTACAAGAAGCGCCGAAGCACGCTGGAGAAGTGGCGGGTAAAGGACTCatgatccggcgagagagcgagagaaaaggaaaatcctgtctTGTGCGCCTCCGCCAGATTTGCACGCAAGAAATGTGCTGCAGGTCGCGGTTTTGCTTTAAGACGGCGAACCCGAGCGtgcgggactttaatagggagaaaatcgcaatactaACCTGCTCTCTGAAGCCcgaggatagcgtgctcttcccccaaacactcaaacagaaaatgtggagatcgccctcagcgagatattcttctacatggagggacggactcgtgtctaactctgccatctttctggtgagtagtaagacactttctattttcgctttctgttaaaaaatgcttgcacacacacaacatggatcctgaagagaaaattatctgagggtgtttccggttcatgcctatttataacctccaggtgcacctcatcggttgacgtcacctgcctgaggttatacatgccaaaatatttggcgtgtttgacacacacgtgctttacAACCGGTCACGGTCCCATAGCGCtgtcgcgcagcatctcgttcccgcttttgaaagggaacacctgtttaattactcattaatgcaattatctaatcaactaatcacatggcagttgcttcaatgcatttaggggtgtggtcctgggcaagacaatctcctgaactccaaactgaatgtcagaatgggaaagaaagatgatttaatgcaattttgagcgtggcattgTTGTTGGTGCCAAGCGGGcaggtctgagtatttcacaatttgCTCAGTTACtaggattttcacgcacaaccatttctagggtttacaaagaatggtgtgaaaagggaaaaacatccagtatgcagcagtcctgtgggcgaaaatgccttgttgatgctagaggtcagaggagaatgggccgactgattcaagctgatagaagagcaactttgactgaaataaccactcgttacaaccgaggtatgcaacaaagcatttgtgaagccacaacacacacaaccttgggctacaacagcagaagatccCACTAGAACACCCCAACcttgggctacaacagcagaagaccccaccgggtaccactcatctccactacaaataggaaaaagaggctacaatttgcacgagctcaccaaaattggtgagttgaagactggaaaaatgttgcctggtctaatgagtctcaatttctgttgagacattcaaatggtagagtcagaatttggcgtaaacagaatgagatgGATCCATCATTCCACTCCCTCCTCCTTATGAGTAGTTTGTGCACTGTGAAATTATGCATGGTAGACCTACCAGGACaattgtggggttttttttccacttatggtgtttaacacatttactgtatatgaaaacaCCCTGACAATGACAATGTCATTTGAAATTCAGATTTATTATGTCTATACATGTCTAAGCATTATTATGTTTATACTCATCTTTACTGTGCAAAACAGTTGGGAGTGTCATATCAACAACCGGTTATTAACATACATctcatacatatatacatgcgtacattaaacacacacacacacacacacacaataaacaaatattcacactgctgtgcaggtgtgaatgtgttttcccctaataaataaaataataattaaaaaaatactcttttctgtatttatttagttttatttgtacaatataataattatgtatGATTATGTATGTTTATGTATGTTTCTTCATGGAATTTAACGTCACACTAAATATACCGACTTATTATAACACACTAGTGCCATCTAGTGTCAATTAAAATGTTGCTCATTGGATTGGAGAATTTCAGAAACCAATATAAAACATACTGAACAGTCTAGTAATGCCTAAACTCCTATGTAttaaaaacagaatgaaaactgtttaatgtttataattatCTCTGTGAAATGTGGCATTAAGAATTACTATGCCATTTTCATTGAAAGAACCTGCTGTTAAATTTGGAGGGACATTTTAATTCTTGGACATTTTCcccatacatacataaaaaaaacaaaaaaactattaagtTCCTTCCTATTCAGCCTCCACTTATATGACAAACGCATAAAAATTTAGcacaaaaatatattactttCAATTAATTTGGATACACGACTATAAGTATAATAAGCGTTAACATTCAACGAAAGTACAGATTTGGAATAGGTTGCATGTAATAGAtgcataaaatttaaatttgtttaaaaggcCCTTAAATGttcaatttataaaataaaatatatcagaAGAATAATTGGACATGTAAATTATGTGAGTGCATAAATACAGTGTTAACTTTATTAACACTAGTAGTGTAACAGTTACAGTAGTGTAAAGGATTTACAGTAGCATAATGCTTAGCAAATAAATCCATGATTTGTTACATCTGTGTCCTTAATTTGTACTTTCTGTCCCCTATAATTTAATGTTGTATTACCTAGCCCTTTAATTATCCTTTAAGTAACTAATTAATCCACTGCACATCAACTAATATTTGGTTTAATACAATGCATTGACTTTAAACTGGATATCTCATTATTTACTCAACAGcaacatgtaaaaaatatagaTTCACATATAAATTACTGTCAAGTAAAGCAGAAACTACTCAAAAAAGCAAGCTAGtagttgattaaataaaaaatgaggtGTTAAAAATCCttgtaaatctttattttaaaaacagtgaaTGCATATCAACAAATAATTTGAAAGCAGATTACATAAAGAAAATGAACaatgaaagtaaataaaaatgtattaatgtcAAATTAGTGGAAGCACAAGCAGGTTTCTAAAAACATTATGCCAAGTATTATGTGGTTTATCAGTTAATTACCCTTTTTTGAAGAAATTTTAATGCTCGTATCCTGATTTCCTTTGTTCTTAGTCCATATATAATAGGATTTAATGTTGGAGGTAAAATCATAGCGGCAACTCCACTGAATTTCCTTAAATGGGGAGAAATATCTGTTAACCTGTAGGAAATAATTGTGAAAAGGCCTAAACATTCAAACAGGAGAAAGACTGTTAAGTGTGTGGCACACGTCTGTAGGGCTTTGCTACGTGTATCAGAtcctttgtttttaaaacaggcTATAAGGATTCGAATGTATGTAAATGCAATTAGCCCAACTGTTATCACCTGGCTGACAGCTACAGTCATCAATCCATATATGTTATTTATAGTTGTATTTAGGCAGACCAGCTGGAGCAAAGACGGGTTGTCACAGTATGTGTGAGTCACAAAAGATCTGCATCGTGGTAAGCGCAACAGAAGGATAAAAAGCACTGCTATTATTAGTATATTAAAAACCCAGACCAAGGAGATGAGCCTCACTATGTGTACATTACTCATTATAGTGTTGTATCTCATAGGGCAGCAAATAGCCACATATCTGTCATATGCCATAACTGTCAAAATGAATACTGCACCTGTTGCataaatatgtataaagaaaGCTTGAGCGACACAGGTTGAAAACTCTATTGTCCTGGTATCCAATACGAGTTCCTTAATAATTTGTGGAAACAGGGCTGTAGAACCTATAAGATCATTTATAGGCAGGTTTAATAGCAAAAAGTACATAGGCTGGTGAAGACTCTTATTAAGAATGATTGTGAAGAGTAGGACAAGATTGCAAATGAGGATGGTCAGGTAACCCACTGTTGCAAAGACAAATGCAGGGAAAATAGTCTCAGGAGGTAAATTGAAGCCCTGAAGTGTCAGAGTAGATATATTGGTAAAATCAGTCATTGTAATATTAGTTTTTTCCACCTGTTAAGAAAAAATTCTGTTGGTTAAAATTTCAGGTAAAAATAATTGAGGTTTAATTTGATGTACATACTTACTTTAAAAGCTAAAGTGTTTTACTTTATCAGGCGGGTGACATTCATTTTTCAATTTGAAATCGAAATCTGTATACTGTAACATAATGTATAGCTCTATTCTCTTCCTTACTAGTGCCCTGTGATTTATAGTGCTCAGTGATTATTTAATAGTCCCATGTGACAATTTTTTGTCAGAGTGTAAACATCACCATAGCAAACTAAGCAACACCTTTTAATCCAATGTATGAAGTAAATTGTAAAGCAGAAAAATGTATGTTATGGGCTTGTTATAAAAAGAGAATTTATTtgtgttaatttatttgtaattaaaaaataagaaatagtaGAGCACCAATTTATACTGCACAGTGCTTTACCCTGatctgaaaattaaaaaaaaagttttcttctGCTTTCCGGTCAGTTCTGCACTAACATACGAACTTAACTCAGGAAAgacaagatttttattttatttaatgcagtGTCCCCACTAGAGCTGAGAAAGGCCTTGTCTCTCATTGTGTTCTCATTGCATGCTATGTAAAATAAGTgcctattaattaattaacagctgttaaaaatgaattacttttttaaactctttttttaaataagctaaaTCGTTTCTAAGGTTTTGTTAACACCATTTCGACATTTCTAAGAACTAAGTAAGGCAATCTTGTGGTCAATCAAAATTCCAAGGACCTTTTCATGACTCCTTGTATGTTTTATAGACTGCTCAggttcttgtaaaaaaaaaaaaaaaaaaaaatatatatatatatgtatatatatatgtatatatatatatatatatatatatataagtgaaaTTGATACTGCTGTGGTCACAACCATACAGTACCGCGTCTAGCAGATTATGCAAAGACAAACTGGCTCCTACCTACATTTTAGAAGTTATCTAGCATAATGTGAAATTTTGTCAACACTGTCAGGCATTAACACCGTCAACAAATTAATCTGAAGGTGGTAACATTTTGTTTGACAGTGTTGACAAATACATACAAAGTAGATTTAATTTCACTACTTTTAGCAAATATTcctgttaatattatttattgttttgtttaaagcatGATTAATTCCTTTAaaagggcacaaacacacatacacgctgtaggcaatttgggaacaccaattagcctaatctgcctttcttttgactgtgggagaaaaccagaaggaaacccaccaaacacaaagagaatatgCAAACCTTATGCACACAGATcaaaggtgggaatcgaacaaagactctggaggtgcaaggcagcaGTACTAACCATTAAGCCCTCAAAATTATAATTCGGTggttttaaaattatgaaaGCTGGATTCGAAAAGCACTTGATgctattacttttttacataaaaactattttaaaggcTTGCATATTCCAAAGTGTAGTTCcaacccttaaaactcaagcgGCACGGAAATGTGCTGGCAACTCAGCATAGGTCAATGACGAtgaaaagatatacagtatactgtgcaAAAATAATAGCAAAAGTACTATGAGCTTTAACTATATGCTGCATACATGTTTACAGTACAATGTAATagttttgtatttgtaaaacCTTTGCTATCTTTGTACTGTAATACCTCTTTACTTACTAGAAGTTACTCGTGGCTCTGCTCATGACATGAGGTTTACCTGCGTGTAGATCCAGATATCTGTGTGTTACCATTACCTACGAATGGAGTTTTCAGGTAATTCGTCCTCACACTGCTCTAATGTTTCATCAGCCTTTCTAACTGTTATATACAGACCTCTGCAGTCCTAAGCTCTGTTCTGTACCCGTTTTTGCTAAAGACAATGCTGCCTACTGTTAAGATCATTGAGGAATGCATGTGACATGATCACAGAACGACGGAAAAGTTGATGTTACTGCCTGCCATTGAGTTATGCCTGTGATACCCCATAGTATGACACAAAAGCTGATAATTGCCTGTGATATGCCCACAGCATGACATAAAATCAGATAATCGTATGTGACCACCTGTGCATACACCACTGCCCACCGCCTATACATCaaccacatatatatatatgtaaagcTTTGTAGCGTCTGGGTACTAACACAGAGGCACATGTTAGCAGTGTTCAAAGAAGTGCAGtttattgacattttttttctatttcttttcttctcaaacttgtgcatacacacacacacacacactgtgaggaAATACATGGGTAGGACTGGAGTGGAATCTGTGGTGTTGAGGGTGTCCTTTAATACAGAGAGTACCCAGCAAGACTGGGTAAGCAAGGCTGAAAGAGGCGGGAGGTGGGGTCGTGGAGGAGGTGGCCGAGCTTCAGCCAGGCTTTCTCTGGTGCACTGATCCCCGGGAGATGGGCTCTCCAGAAGAGAGAAGTAAAATTGAGTTTCAACTAGTTAAACATCATACACACCGGACTGGCTTTCTGGCCTCTATTTATAGTGGGGATTACGGCACCCCACCCACTTTTTTAGTGCCTTGCTCTTGCTGGCCGTCTGCGAGGAGCAGCGTTGaaagagtagtgtgtgtgtacaccctGCCGTCACAATAATCCCCCCTTCCCCCAGCTTCGAGCACCCACTATTGCTTCTAACTTTTTCTCTTTTGGCTTAAGCAGTCCTCGCTCGATGCGACATCCTAGGTATCCTACCAGGCCTTCATTAAGCTGATGTGGCACTGGTACAGGTTGGCTGTTACACCGGCTTTTCTGAGTTCTCTAAATACCCGTTGGAAATAAAAGATGTGGTCGTCCCAGCTGCCAAAGTGGATAATGACATCATCTAGATATGCCGCGGCATAGGGGTGAGCTTCCAGAACTACTAGAAGGTTTCAGGGGGTAACCTTTTCTACTGGTGTGATAGTACAGGTGGCCTCCTCGTACCAGAAAGTATGCCGTGGGTTGTGGTTGCCTATTTTACTCA
Protein-coding regions in this window:
- the LOC128533284 gene encoding olfactory receptor 52E4-like; protein product: MTDFTNISTLTLQGFNLPPETIFPAFVFATVGYLTILICNLVLLFTIILNKSLHQPMYFLLLNLPINDLIGSTALFPQIIKELVLDTRTIEFSTCVAQAFFIHIYATGAVFILTVMAYDRYVAICCPMRYNTIMSNVHIVRLISLVWVFNILIIAVLFILLLRLPRCRSFVTHTYCDNPSLLQLVCLNTTINNIYGLMTVAVSQVITVGLIAFTYIRILIACFKNKGSDTRSKALQTCATHLTVFLLFECLGLFTIISYRLTDISPHLRKFSGVAAMILPPTLNPIIYGLRTKEIRIRALKFLQKRDTEHLTASTITTPPSASTHRPSSPHFSGWSPNATKRSPSNTRYEVGCHGESERNAGTAVSCVRRIHYSIL